The Apium graveolens cultivar Ventura chromosome 10, ASM990537v1, whole genome shotgun sequence nucleotide sequence cccgtttgttgattttaaaattgattttctgggagtttcgtaactccgttttgggcgtgcaatataccgttggattcatttttctgagatctaatggagtgatcaattttagtttatataaaagttttgaactgtttatattccatgaagtgttttaaagctgtttttgatcgtttgaattgattttaaatgcttcttgtgatacatagagatgtatattacttgttctaatgtgctagatgatgtaacatgcctaccttgatgtttattcatgttgatatatgtgatatatgcttagtttatcatgcgatgatagatttaggtgaacttaaataaacataaggcgtttgttagacaacctagtatagtgaaattatttcataaccttaataataatattatgaatacaatcatgagattcttgtgtttatgaaacacgtaattgaatatgaattttcgatatgagagaaatgatgattctgtcaacaacagatttctatctgtaagaaagggttattaagtgacgcctcttgacaatgctccacccgatctgggaatcatctgattattaattattgatttgaaatatttaatttaaaaggaagaatctttttataatatgattatgattgtaacgtaatataatccctctaaaattaaataatatcaagtagtaattggccaatgacacaacgggcttgtgtcggtcatagccttccaaaatggtagaaagtagttcttatttttgaatcattgtcatttcgtgccacagccgagggctttgattttgaaataagaaatacttgtctattaaatagagatgtgtacattgaattagaatctaaaggtcgttacgtgccacagccgtgggcctttggggactgattcaattgtacggaatgttgggttagacttgacttagaatattgagtttgtcgtgccacagccgtgactcaattattccagaggctaaagtttgattagggaataacattagatgtaattgacaagagttgtctgcctattgaacattacatggcgtttcgtgctatagccggggttgtgtaatggaatgtaggatccctattcccactagcattatgaatgcttaatttttcacgtagggggttgaataaattagataaactagtgggagccacttatgaataaagtcCCGATTCATATaatgttttgaaatgaaatcgaatatttgctaagtgttgttatgtgtttatcatttacagatttactttgtacgttatgtcttctgcactatcactcaggagcatactagatgctcacaaattgactggtcctaattatgctgactggctttgaaacttgagaattgttctcaggattgagaagctggaatacgtgattgactcacctaagcctactgaacctgctagtgatgcacataatgatgaacatgttgtgtatcgtaagtggatagatgatgcaaatgttgctcaatgcatcatgctagcttccatgaacattgagctacagaagcaacatgagcatatggatgctcacactatcctcatgcatctacaagagttgtatgatgtggcagggaggacagctcgatatgagatatcgaaggagctgttcggttgtaggatgtctgagagatcatctgtgaatgaccatgtacttaagatgatcaatttgattgaacgtcttggacaacttggttttgccatggatggggagctgagccaagacttggtcttgcaatcgcttccgagtttgttctcgcagtttgttgtgaactttcacatgaataagttggatgtcagcctgcctgaactccacaacatgttgaagactgcagaatcgaattttcccctaagaagagttctgttcttctaattggtgaaggttacaatcctaagaaaaggaagaggaactcttccaaaaagaagaaagtaggtgaagaaaagccggttccaccaaaagctgaagaccccaagagcaaagttgtttgctttcactgtaacaaggtggggcactggaagatgaactgcaaggtttaccttgcagaattgaagaagaagggtagtgagactaccgcttctgattcaggtatgttcataatagaagtgaatatgtcatttctacttgggtattcgataccgcctgtggttctcatatctgcaatttgttgcagggaccaaggagaagtaggactcttgaggaagaggaggtgattctactgatggaaatggagcaagagttgttgttgaagatgtagaatcatttcatttacataggcctacgggcaagactattgtttgaaataatttttattttgttccctcgattgtgaggaatattattcccatgttagacttggctggattttcatttattattgagaataatgaatgttctattcttagagataatattctttatggacttggtactttaaataatggtctgtttatatgtgacataatttacctcagattgaacaaactaataaaagaaaagggatgatgaaaatctcactttatagtggcactgcagtctccatttagtagacatggagagagggctgcaaatttgctaggaatggtacacacagatgtatgtggaccaatgtctacgcatgccatgggtggattttcatacttcattactttcatagatgatagatctagattcggatatgtgtttgatgaaacacaagtctgaggcctttaaaaagttcaaagaatataagtatgaagtggagaaacaaccaaacatagtattataactcttcgattagatcgaggtggtgaatacttgaacgtagagtttctagattatctcaaagtaaatggtatagtctcccagtggactcctccagattggtatctgaaaggagaaatcgaactttgttagacatagttcggtccatgatgagctatgcaaatcttccagtattcctatagggttatgcattggaaacctcagcatatttactgaataagttgccttccaaaatctgttcctcaaacttcgtatgagatatggaaagaaaggaaactgagtcttaaacacgttaagatttggggatgtccagcttatgtcaagtaagttgacccagataagctggaatatcgatccgtaaaatgtagttttgtgggatatcctaaagagactttagggtattacttttgcaccgatcatcgggtgtttgtctccagacatgctaccttcttggaaaaggagtttatccttgaaggaaacagtgggagcaaaattgaacttgatgaagttcaagaagcacaaactactacagatcgagtggaaacacctgttctgactgaacaaccttttgtggaacagcccattcataggtcagggagagtgtctcgccaacctgagaggtaatatggccttgtcattgagaatgataatgagttgtctatcattgatgatgacgaccctgtgacctataatgaggctatgagtagtgttgactcagagaaatggcatagtgccatgaaatccgaaatggaatctatgtatacggtatacaaaataatgattggagcagatggccaggtggagacctataaggccatgcttgtggcaaaagaattcaaacaaaggcaatggattgactttgatgaaaccttttacctgtagccctgttaaaatcagttcggattttgcttgcgattgctgcttactacgactatgagatctggcaattagccagatgattttctttccaagagaaataaaaacctagtgtgtaagctgctgcgaaccatatgtggtttaaagcaagcttctcgaaagatggaacattcgttttgatgagacaatcaaagagtttggttttatcaaaaacgtagatgaaccatgcgtttacaaaagggttagtgggagcgcggtaacatttcttgtattgtattgaaataaagttgacacacataacaacatagcagacccactcacaaagctactttatgaaagtcactttgatcgtcataaagacaagatgggtattagataccagagtgattggctttagtacaagtgggagattgaaaggaatatgtcctaagtccaatcatgtattaggatttaggaataacttttatgtaatctgttttgatttcattgatattaataaagactagttttgtttttattacgagctttatctatttaagtgtttaaataaaatataccatagtttagagtaaagctttttatggattatgatgagatcataatagtgagacctaaaaaagatgataactctaaacttaaatagttcctggtcataggattattaactggtaattaataatccgcaaagatcggtacatactatgcttgcttcattatgaaggatgtctgttctcataggcatttgtgtggtgacactatagctagtatgtaggtgcttattatggaataagttcactgaacatgactcgcacagctgaacaactgatggagttcactcacgtgtcagtagttgttcacatagtgatagtagtacaagtatccttagacttgaggtcatcatagtcatcttgtgtacactgaactatgctttggtttagttcttagtcttcagggaaaattattagggctcttctgggtatagaaatttatacacgaagatagtgtatgatcaataaaggatctaccccttccagtgaaggaaacgaatgttcaaggctgatccacttatgttagttcaggaatctctggccagagtaaatgaaattagaaatgagtttctaatttgcatagaactacgcatagtaaatggtaagcaaagtgattgaattagataggcttgacacgagatccatgccttgtatttaatcgggacattgtagggtagaaggagtttattgtacggtaactattcactgaataggttcttgatattctaaacagtgaattcatattatccggatagtcgcgatatgctgagaagtatccctcacgatgtagaataaatgtgattaattaattaatcatatttaataaattagagaatttatataaataatgataaaatagttttattattatttatttctactaccggcttaatattgaacctacagggtcacaccataaaaagagaatgattttatggtggaggaattaattaataatggctaataattatttatttatgaaataaataattaattggcaaatttaataattgattaaatgagatttaattgattataaattaattaagaaaagttcttaatattattaattaaggatttaattttttgaaaattaaattaagagagagaattatttctaaagtgtttagaaaaagaattaataattaaaaggtgttttaattattaatgagaataataaatgggataataataataatatttatgggaaaatttcagctgaaaattttgcctataaatacactattatagaccctatttttattcgaacccacaatcaacccgaaaacccaaaaagtttggaaaacccaattctctccacctccttcctcctccttaacatcgttttcttggtggataccggtggagtgcttcacacttgaggagcaactgctaaggatctctgatcgttgtctccgaattattttaaaaggttagattcgatccctcgaatttttattcatgatctgtatgcttttatttggattttttatgtgtaaaagtgttttgccatgcccccgctgcgtttaaaatgcaacaatggtatcagagtaTAGGTTGTATccatatagatctgtggtaaaaatttcagaattttatattcttgtatgaattaattatgatttttacaagttatatcatggattaattttgtctgatgagaaatcgtttctcagaataattttgattgttgatctgagttctacaagtgttgtaaatcgtctgggtatttttttcataattttgtgatgtatagattttttattatgaatttttgaagttgtatcaattaaattcgtaattaaataaattatatatatatatatataatttgataGTATGTATGTAAAGTATATATGCTGCTGTTGCTTGTCTATCTGTACTGTTGTCTGTTGATTGCTGCTAGACGAAGGACCTTCAGGCCCGCGAGACGAAGGCCCACGTAAGTCCCAGGCCAAGACCCACTTTTCTTCGAGACCGTTAGGAAGAACAAGAGACATAACGCCCCCTTTTCACTCCCTCCTTAATGATGAGTAACGGATGAGCATTCATGGCAGAATTGGGTATAAAAACCCTTGAATTAAGACAAAACAGAGATATATTCTCACATACACTCTGCTTTTCTTGTATTATTACCACACTTTTACAACcagattcttattctcacaccaGAGGTGAATCGGGgtacaaatcctcttatcttcaCTTTCAGGTATTAGCCGAAGCCACCTTCAAGGCAGCCGAAGTCAGTTTAAGCTCCTGAAGGAATCTGAGCGTAACACATATAAATTTGAATTTTCGAACTACAATTGCTTACATTAACATTTGTGGAAACgaatttaaatcttaaatttGTAATTTACTCGAATCGGAGTGGTTTAAGTTACAAATCGTATTTATTTCCTTTAGTTATGGTATGGTTATGCACCACATGATCTCAAATATCTGTAAATATTGTGGCCCATGGAATTATTTGAGGGGGAGATGCATCTTAACTCTTAAGTCATGTAAATGATCGGTAGCAATTGGTTTATAACTTGATTTGTCATCGTCCTGTAGTGGGCCGTCAATCTTTTTCTCCCACCATATCAGATTGGGCTGCTCATAAAAATTCACCTGCACAAACCAATTCTGACTTGATCGATCTAATGATTGAACACAATTAATTGACATAACACATTTATTCGACCCGTGCGTTACCACAATTAACATTTTTTTAAAAGACACGTATTCTAGTTTACATACACAAAATAATAGGATGTGATTGTCATAATATTAAGTTTTCCTTTTTATACAAATAAGTTACTGAATAACCTAATCAGAAAATAAAATACTATTAGTAAAGAAAACACTTAATTAACTTccataaatttattaatttattaattatcaaTCAGAGTTAATCGTTGAAGATATCGTTCATAAATTAgtcaaataatcaaaattttgTCAAaatttagttgaaactcaaaataATTAACCTTATAGAATGAAGGTAGTTGTAATTTAacttcaaaaattaaaaattacaaaaatataatATTCCCATTAAAACATAACAAATACTTCCATTTCTAATAATTGAATATTAATCCAAGGTTAGTAATACTTGAGCTGCTTTTGATTGTGGAGATCACAAACTAAAATTAATCTCATGTCCCCACAATTCCACGTGTCATCCACGTGTCACCTAACAACTCAACCACTCACCCCTGCACGCGTGTTCAATTTCCAACCTTCCAGAAACTTCTCCAAACTCCTGGCTACAAACACTCCACCCATCCAGCGGCTAACGTTCCGCCACGTGTCTTTTCACCACGTCACCATCCGACGTGGCAGCCCCCTTAGGTCAAAAAATGATACGCCCAGTACTAAAAAGCAGTGAACTCATTTTCTCCCCTTTTTCTACTCTAAATAGCAACAAACTAACTAGTAACATACATATACACACAGACTTGTTGTATCTATAGGTTGTAACTTGTATGTATAGATGGATGTTAATGGAGATGAAGTAGTTGAAATTGAAGAAGAGAGGAGAAATAATATGGTGTTTATGTGGGGATACTTGCCCGGAGCTTTGCCGGCGAGGTCGCCGTTGTTGTCGCCGGTGGAAGTTGCGTTGCCGCCGGCGAGTGGCGCCGGAAGTAAGTGGAAGGATGTTTGTGGCGGTGGTTGTGGATTTGCTATGGCTCTTTCAGGTTTAGATCtttattttgtttgttttgtGTGTATAGGTTTTGGATAATTGAATTAATTGAGCTACTTGAGGTTGTGTATTGATGTTTTGGTGGTTAATTGATGTTTAGGGTTTAGTAGATTGAAAAAGTTTGGATTTTTTATTGAGGAAATTGAAAAAGTTTGGATTTTTATTTAGTAGAAATTGAAAAAATTGAATTTTGGGGTGTTTTAAGTTGATTGAGTTTGATTAGTCAATGTTAGCACCTCGACATTGTAGATGAAAATGTTTACAATTAAAGTCGAGCCGAGTCGGTTCATCTTCGTTTCgttttttttttagaatttagaTGTATGAATTAGTAATTGTGTTCACGGTTTTTTACTTTTTTATATATGCTAAATGTGAAATTAGTATCTTTTGTAGTGTTGGAGTAAGCCCTTTGGGAATTTTTCAAAGTGCTGTATGTCTCCTCTCTATTGGACCAGTGTTTGTTAGTTTTAGTTATTGAAATTGGCAATTGAATAGAAGCATAAAAAAATAAACTAAGGGCGAAAGTAATTTTACTGATGTCTATTCTTGATTGCGCTATTGAGGGACTCTAGTTGATTACAACTGTAACCTGTGTTGTTTAGGGTGAAGGGTTAGTATTTTGTTGTGTGTTTATGGTTTTTTTGTTTGTGGAATTAGATTCTGGGAAGCTTATTACATGGGGTTCGACTGATGATCTAGGTCAAAGCTACGTGACATCAGGGAAGCATGGGGTAATTCAACTAGTTGTTTCTTTGTTGTAGTAGTTTTTATAACAATAATTTTGCTAGGAATGACTTAAAACTATTGTATTTTAACTGTTAAGGAAACACCAGAGCCTTTTCCTCTACCCATTGAAGCTTCAATAGCGAAAGCTGCTGCAGGGTGGGCACATTGTGTCTCCGCTACAGGTACCACTATTTTAATTACTCATTTTAACATTTCCTTCTCCTTGAATTTTAGGAAGATTAATTGTGGGAACAAGTGCATTGGCTACCAAATTTTAGGTGCTAGAAAGCTATTTCTCGAATTGGAGTCTGAGAATTATGGTATGACTGTATGAGTAGGATTGTAAATGAACCTGATTTGAGTCTGAAAAGTACCGAACTTAAGTTTGGGCTAAAAGATTATAGTTGTTGGTCCTTGCTGAGTTCaatttaaaattcaaataataCGATTTAGTTTGCTAAATTTGAATTTGAGCATTTTCATATCTATCAGCAAGATATGTGAGAGATCTTGTATCTCACTTTTACTCTCTCTGCTCGCTAAGCGCAAAATCACCATTGTTAGAGGTGACCACTAATTGTGGGAAAACAGGCCAATATTTGCTGCATGTGTAATAATCCCTGTATAATATATCTAGTCACGCACAATCAAGTGTATTTCTTTAATAAGAATTGAAGAGAGTTTGAGCTGGAACATCATATACAGAATCTGGCGAAGTATATACGTGGGGATGGAAAGAGTGCGTGCCCTCTGGTAAGGTAATTGAAGATCCAACAGTGGGTTCTCGCCTAGACAAAGATGTAGCTGAGCAGCAGGGTTCACTATTGACTGAACAAGGTGATTGACTAATTAGATTGTATCAATGTTAAACTATCAAAAGATGGTTCTATATATTTTTAGAGTTCTAATAACTTATTCTGCTATAGTGAGTCCTCGATCCCAGCCTTCAAAATCAAGTGGTGGGCCAGCTTCTGCAGGTGGAGAAGAAAGCGCAAACGCAAAGCGAAGAAGAGTTTCATCTGCTAAACAAGCAGCTGAAAGTTCATCAGCTGCTGATGAACCATTATCAGCATTACCTTGTTTGGTAACACTAAGTCCTGGAGTAAGGATTGCTACCGTTGCTGCTGGTGGACGTCATACATTAGCTTTATCAGGTAATCTGGTGCCCTAGATCCCCTATTTAGCTCGTAAAAATCTTATTCCTTGTCATTTTAGCATTACCGATCAAGGAAATCAGTCTGCGGGCTTTACGCTAAATTTCTTCAAAGTTTTCCTCAAGTTCAGATGTTGGACAAGTTTGGGGCTGGGGATATGGAGGCGAGGGACAGCTGGGTCTGGGGTCCAGAATACGTATGGTATCATCTCCGCATCCCGTGCCTTGTATTGACTCTTCCCCACTAGGAAAAGATAGATCTGCAATCACCTCTCGAGCAAGCGCGAGTTCTGAGACAGAAGGTTGTAGAGTTCCCGGAAGTTATGTGAGGGGAATTGCTTGTGGAGGACGGCACAGTGCAGTTATCACTGGTAATTTTTCCTGTCAATCTATTTATAAGGGATCAAAATTTGAGCATGACAATATGTAATATTCATATTCACGTGACTTGTAAGAAAACATGTACATCTGACAAATATTGATACTCTCAGTTACAACCTCGTTAAGTTTTTTCGTCatgttttattatatataataGTATCATCTGCGTGTGTAGATGCTGGAGCAGTACTTGCTTTTGGATGGGGACTTTACGGACAGGTAAGGGTCGTTATGTGTTTACATGCATCAACTTTGATTGGTTTTATCATTTATGCTTTCCTTATTTTTTTAACTAGATGAATTAATGTTTAATCTAAAATGCTTATTATATATACATAATTGGGAGGACCTGAGTAAGATTTGCACCATACTATGGTGCTGATTAGTTTATAGTACCAACTTGACTAGCAGCAGTAAATAAGGTTGTGATCTCTTGAAATTCTCAAGATATTTTTAGTAAAAGATCGAGGATTGGTGCCACTCCCATGGCCAAGGGCAATGGGTTCAAGCCCCATTGCTCGGTGTTTAAAATAATATGGAATACCCAAAAAGATTTATGCCAAGTATGCAGGAGGTAAAGAATTTGTATAATAACAATTTTATGTACAAAACACCTTGAGGTTGTACAAGCATTAAGTATATTATAATATTGGAAAAGGGCAAAATAAGTTTGAGTCAAATAAATTTCTCAACCTTTAAACTTAATGCTATAGTTCTGTCCTGGATGTAAGATTAAATGGATATTAGGGATAATAAAATGTCTGATGTATGGCGATAGCTTGGCCCTGTATAATAGTGCGATTAGGTAGAAAAAGTCTTAGTGAAGTTAGAGAATACCGCGAACAAATTTCAATTGCTAAAAATGATGTTCTATTCCATGCTGACTAAAAATTAGCAGATTGCAAAGTGTTGCATGTAAAAATATAGTATGTCGTGTATATCTAGTGctacaatttttttttattctGAAAGCTGAGCAAGATAATTTTGTTATATATAATCAGAATTTGCCGAAGTAAAAATGATTGGAAGAAAGGAGTCGAAACAAGTAAATTCTTAGCCTTTATTAAGTTCTTGCATACCACCTAGCTATCAGATGAGCTATAGTATTCCCAGCTCACTAACATGACGAACATCATAAGAACCAATGTTGTGCCTTCGTTTCTGATTATATATGCATTAATCAGAAAAGCGCACGTGTTTGGCTCCTTACTCATAAGGGGCTTATCCCTTACAAGCCCGTAAGAGCTTATctacgagtgtttgtcgacccaacttataagtacaacttataacttataacttataacttataacttataagttgataagttGAAAGTTGATAACGACGTACTTCTTTCCAACTTATTtaactttttctttttttattaattttaatatccAACATATATGTTTTAAGTATTTTTCTTAAAattcatgaattaagataatcGTACTTAATACTTATTTATTTTCATTTAAttaaaaatttcaccaacttataacttataagtaaatttatccaaacacttatattaCTTATAAGTATTCTTCTACTTACCATTTATATTgcacttattcattttaagtcacAGGTCACTGTTCTGTAGTCATTTGTATTTTCGTTAAATACGCAGGGGACTGACTGTGGCCTACATTGTTAGATTATGAATTATTTGATGCGTTTGTACTGAAATTGCTAACATATATACTAATTTCATTGCTATGGTAATATAAAAAAACTCAAGTGagttttattttaataatatggTGGGACTTGGGAGCGGTACCTATTAATATATTTAAAAACTATGATGTTTACTAATTATATGCTCCAATAATAATTTTCTTACCATAATTACCCATACTTTGATGTATTTTTCTTGCATACTGATAATCTGATATCATGGATATATAATTTATGTGTTTCGAAAATAGAACCCTGAGTTTAAACAATTACTATGGAGCTTATTTATCAACAAGTAACAACACTCAGTCTTCACTGAAGGGGTATGAAAAAGACCAGGATGAGTACACTATCTTCAGTCTAAATCAATAGTCCCTAGTTCGCTATTCCAGTTATGTTTTGACTTATGGTGTTTAATTTTTTAGTTCTTTAAACATAGTGAGGAACTTCACCAATTGAGCAATGTGCACCCTCTCCTTCCAGTGGAAGGCAGAGGTTGGAGGTTTGAATCTTGGGTTAGAGAGGATGTCTGTGTGAGTCGGATTTTAAAAGATGTGTTGCAAGACTatgaaaaaattaaaaacttCTTCATGCATATGTTATGTTGTCCAAAGTTTTATGCCAATAGACACAAGTGGCCCATAGAATTTGTGTTGTTTGCTATGATTATCCTTAAAATGAAGTACTGGTAAAGGTCGATCATTAATATTCGTATGCAACAGCTCATGTCCCATCTGTTCTAATTGTTATAGATGGATCTGGCTTGGTGTTAATGCATCAAGTTGGCAGTTATCATTTGACGCTACTTTAGATTCGTCTACCCTCACCTCGGTGAGCGTTTTGACGTGTTCATACCAGCTATTAATCACTCTGCACTATCACGGTGTAGGTAAGGTACAAATGATGGAAGATATTGGAGAGTAGATGTTCAAGATGAGGTTCACTCTGAAAAAAGGAATATCTGAATCTATTCTTCATTGTGCTTAGTTTCACTTTTTTGTCTATTTTGATTTTGGATAGATTGATGTCCTGCACTTTGTCATATTCAAGATTTTTCAATTGTGATTGGTGATGTTTAATGTAGTGTGGGCAAGGAAGTACAGATGATGAGCTAAGCCCTACTTGTGTCTCTTCCTTGTTGGGTATCCCGATAGCGAGTGTTGCTGCTGGACTCTGGCACACTGTCTGCATTTCCGTTGATGGGGATGTATATTCTTTTGGTGGTAATCAGTTTGGACAGCTGGGAACTGGTTCCGATCAGGCCGAGGTACATTATTATATCCCGGCATC carries:
- the LOC141690035 gene encoding uncharacterized protein LOC141690035, whose translation is MDVNGDEVVEIEEERRNNMVFMWGYLPGALPARSPLLSPVEVALPPASGAGSKWKDVCGGGCGFAMALSDSGKLITWGSTDDLGQSYVTSGKHGETPEPFPLPIEASIAKAAAGWAHCVSATESGEVYTWGWKECVPSGKVIEDPTVGSRLDKDVAEQQGSLLTEQVSPRSQPSKSSGGPASAGGEESANAKRRRVSSAKQAAESSSAADEPLSALPCLVTLSPGVRIATVAAGGRHTLALSDVGQVWGWGYGGEGQLGLGSRIRMVSSPHPVPCIDSSPLGKDRSAITSRASASSETEGCRVPGSYVRGIACGGRHSAVITDAGAVLAFGWGLYGQCGQGSTDDELSPTCVSSLLGIPIASVAAGLWHTVCISVDGDVYSFGGNQFGQLGTGSDQAEILPRLLDAPSFENMRAQIVSCGARHSAVVTDDAKVFCWGWNKYGQLGLGDVIDRNIPSEVPLDGRVPKNISCGWWHTLLLAEAPT